From a region of the Mytilus galloprovincialis chromosome 3, xbMytGall1.hap1.1, whole genome shotgun sequence genome:
- the LOC143067468 gene encoding uncharacterized protein LOC143067468, whose amino-acid sequence MTGDLLMDNTFDFDNSGLKFSAKYKFPQLCTKCGQYSGERHKYCLVCVDKMRRHPSSDKLEDDSFVGIFSSRTPRKRPPQSFRFGHTLANNLCTVCKSDEKQFHSTLCLKCDANRRELSKSRDTSYSLHSFGSEDLILALSQSSSSLVGFGRKPDVKCIVCRKHIVLEKNGMLCKKCLAKSKNHAPVGRFFKEIERITKEAASVKEEFLNMEPVRGSIQWEISFNARRESLKHLLNSIVIMRSKNRDEKNKQDDAIYYIKTLIEECTIHFGKLRFRADKTGNTLITFHT is encoded by the exons ATGACAGGAGACCTACTTATGGATAatacttttgattttgataattCTGGACTGAAATTCTCGGCTAAATATAAATTCC CTcaattatgtacaaaatgtggGCAGTACAGTGGAGAAAGACACAAGTACTGTCTTGTATGTGTAGACAAGATGAGAAGACATCCGTCATCAGAT AAACTGGAAGATGACTCTTTTGTTGGTATTTTCAGTTCAAGAACACCACGAAAAAGACCACCTCAAAGTTTCCGTTTTGGTCACACTTTAGCCA ATAATTTATGTACAGTTTGCAAGTCCGATGAAAAGCAGTTTCATTCCACTTTATGCTTGAAGTGTGATGCCAACAGGAGAGAATTATCAAAAAGTAGAGACACCTCATACTCG CTACATTCATTTGGAAGTGAAGATTTGATTTTAGCTCTCAGTCAAAGTTCGTCTTCTCTAGTAGGTTTTGGAAGGAAACCTG ATGTGAAGTGTATAGTATGTCGAAAGCATatcgttttagaaaaaaatggaatgttgtgtAAAAAGTGTTTAGCAAAATCAAAGAAT CATGCGCCTGTTGGTCGATTTTTCAAGGAAATTGAACGAATAACGAAAGAAGCGGCATCCGTGAAGGAAGAATTTCTTAATATGGAACCAGTTCGTGGGAGCATTCAGTGG GAAATATCATTTAATGCTCGGAGGGAATCATTGAAACATCTCCTTAACAGTATAGTTATAATGCGATCAAAGAACAGGGATGAAAAGAATAAACAAGATGATGCtatttattatattaaaactCTGATTGAAGAATGTACTATTCAT